In one window of Pseudochaenichthys georgianus chromosome 5, fPseGeo1.2, whole genome shotgun sequence DNA:
- the errfi1a gene encoding ERBB receptor feedback inhibitor 1a, with amino-acid sequence MRPECAWSMSTVGLTAQEISFPIENPFLRGSYCHSMAGSQPSWTHPNELDNFYFSMDTAHSDHSYRTQHKVPPPPSLSYERHKHSPGSQRLPPKQSRPSHLSLSCSVEPSTPSPADDDQVVPSFQRLSVCSSPPQTPGRCSKPLPPIPPHTDISQEQAMDNEVEFFTSPDESRCLVSDQCSKSSPFRYGVPSRRSCGQINYAYYDGPLGPQSPRQPPQQHQAYPPQEVREQFEQQRPQEPPEPVVCQRQQDKAQRRLRRSHSGPAGSFNKPSLRLTCHKRQTQSMDKPGVPPPIPPRTIKTGDNRRWSADVSSGAYSDEDKPPKVPPREPLSRSSSRTPSPKSLPTYFNGVMPPTQSFAPNPRYVSYRGLQRQNSEGSPCIFPVMENGKKASTTHYYLMPQRTALVDSPCVDRFLRVKDSPAARNTDVSDSNWDCHTRRKAQVDLV; translated from the exons ATGCGACCCGAGTGTGCCTGGAGCATGTCCACAGTGGGCCTGACTGCCCAGGAGATCTCTTTTCCCATAGAAAACCCCTTCCTGAGGGGCAGCTACTGTCACAGCATGGCTGGATCCCAACCCTCCTGGACCCATCCCAATGAGCTGGACAA CTTCTACTTCAGTATGGACACTGCACACTCAGATCACAGCTATCGCACCCAGCATAAAGTGCCACCTCCACCGTCTTTAAGTTATGAAC GACATAAACACAGTCCAGGCTCACAGAGATTACCTCCAAAACAGTCCCGGCCCTCCCATCTCTCCCTGTCTTGCAGCGTTGAACCCTCCACCCCAAGTCCTGCAGATGACGACCAGGTGGTCCCCTCGTTCCAGAGGCTCTCGGTGTGCAGCAGTCCTCCTCAGACGCCAGGCAGATGCTCCAAACCTCTGCCCCCCATCCCCCCGCACACAGATATCTCCCAGGAGCAGGCGATGGACAATGAAGTAGAGTTTTTCACTAGCCCCGACGAAAGCCGCTGCCTGGTATCTGATCAGTGTTCCAAATCGTCTCCTTTTCGTTATGGAGTCCCCAGTCGAAGGAGCTGTGGCCAGATTAACTACGCTTACTACGATGGTCCATTAGGGCCGCAAAGCCCGAGGCAACCCCCACAGCAGCATCAGGCATATCCTCCTCAGGAAGTGCGAGAACAGTTTGAGCAGCAGCGACCTCAGGAACCACCTGAGCCTGTGGTCTGTCAGAGACAGCAGGACAAGGCTCAGAGGAGGCTCCGACGCTCGCACTCTGGCCCAGCTGGATCCTTCAACAAGCCTTCGCTGCGCCTCACGTGCCACAAGCGCCAAACTCAAAGTATGGATAAGCCCGGGGTGCCACCTCCTATCCCTCCACGAACAATCAAGACAGGAGACAACCGCCGCTGGTCAGCAGATGTCTCGTCTGGGGCTTATAGCGATGAGGACAAACCACCAAAGGTGCCTCCAAGGGAACCTTTGTCCAGAAGCAGCTCCCGCACACCCAGCCCCAAGAGCCTCCCAACATACTTTAATGGGGTGATGCCCCCAACCCAAAGCTTTGCACCCAACCCTCGTTACGTGAGCTATCGGGGTTTACAGAGACAGAACAGTGAAGGCTCCCCCTGCATCTTCCCTGTTATGGAGAACGGCAAGAAGGCCAGCACCACACATTACTATCTCATGCCTCAGCGGACTGCTTTGGTGGACTCGCCTTGTGTAGATAGATTTCTCCGGGTCAAGGATAGCCCTGCAGCTCGCAATACAGATGTATCAGACTCAAACTGGGACTGTCACACCAGAAGGAAAGCACAGGTGGATTTAGTTTGA